The proteins below are encoded in one region of Cyclopterus lumpus isolate fCycLum1 chromosome 8, fCycLum1.pri, whole genome shotgun sequence:
- the nosip gene encoding nitric oxide synthase-interacting protein — MTRHGKNCTAGAVYTYHEKRKDTAASGYGTQSIRLGKDAIKDFDCCCLSLQPCQDPVMTLDGFLYEKQAILEYILHQKTEIAKRMKAYEKQKQAQKSNSQLESKSEERERVERFKIRENSIVSKPINPFTSGLNTGGEKGRTDGSSAESSTAGSAASSSQSLPSFWIPSLTPQSKPTLLKKPSKAVLCPMSGRPIKMNELITVRFTPLDSSLDRVALLIRQDRYVCAVTRDVLGNSVPCAVLRPSGTVVTQECVEKLIKRDMIDPVSGDKLSDRDIIPMQRGGTGFAASGVDLRAKEARPVMQV; from the exons CGGCATCTGGTTACGGGACTCAGAGCATTCGACTGGGCAAAGATGCGATCAAAGACTTTGACTGCTGCTGTCTGTCCCTGCAGCCCTGTCAGGATCCTGTGATGAC TTTAGATGGATTCTTGTATGAGAAACAGGCCATTCTCGAATACATTTTGCACCAGAAGACAGAAATTGCCAAAAGAATGAAG GCTTATGAGAAGCAGAAGCAGGCGCAGAAGAGCAACAGCCAACTTGAGTCCAAgtcagaggaaagagagagagtggagagatTTAAGATTCGGGAGAACAGCATTGTGTCCAAACCCATCAACCCATTCACATCTG GACTAAACACAGGAGGTGAGAAGGGCAGGACAGACGGCAGCTCAGCAGAATCCTCCACTGCTGGTTCAGCTGCCTCCTCCAGCCAGAGCCTGCCCAGTTTCTGGATCCCCTCTCTGACACCACAGTCCAAGCCCACCCTGCTCAAGAAACCA AGTAAGGCTGTGTTATGTCCAATGTCAGGACGACCTATTAAGATGAATGAGCTCATCACAGTTCGCTTCACCCCTCTGGACTCCAGCCTGGATCGAGTGGCCCTCCTCATCCGACAG GACAGGTATGTATGTGCAGTAACCAGAGACGTCCTAGGCAACAGTGTCCCCTGCGCTGTCCTGCGCCCCTC AGGCACGGTGGTGACTCAGGAGTGTGTGGAGAAGCTGATTAAGAGGGACATGATTGATCCTGTGTCTGGAGACAAACTGTCTGACAGAGACATCATACCAATGCAGAGG GGGGGAACTGGCTTTGCTGCATCTGGAGTTGACCTCCGTGCCAAAGAGGCTCGTCCAGTGATGCAAGTATGA
- the rcn3 gene encoding reticulocalbin-3 isoform X2, whose product MMMLLKSLASLCLLAAAAFAVPAQEKRIHHQTDLSDHAHNDVHGFQYDHEAFLGKEEAKTFDQLTPEESKDKLAKIVDRIDMDKDGHVSHAELHYWIKHRQRRYIAENVNKHWKDYDQNQDGKIGWEEYKNTTYGYYLDEVFDDIEDKATYKSMLTRDERRFKTADRDGDRIATREEFTAFLHPEEFDYMRDVIVQETMEDIDKNGDGKIDIAEYIGDMFTSEDGDGEPDWVQTEKKHFLEFRDANKDGYLDADEVAHWVLPGEVDHADNEAKHLIHETDTDKDGRLTLSEMLNKIHYIMTSTITDYGGMRVDEHDEL is encoded by the exons ATGATGATGCTACTGAAGTCACTAGCATCCCTCTGCCTCCTGGCGGCTGCTGCCTTTGCTGTCCCTGCTCAGGAGAAGCGCATCCATCACCAGACTGATCTGAGTGACCACGCCCACAACGATGTTCACGGCTTCCAGTACGACCATGAGGCCTTCCTGGGAAAAGAGGAGGCCAAGACCTTTGATCAGCTGACCCCAGAGGAGAGCAAAGACAAATTAGC GAAGATTGTGGACCGCATTGACATGGACAAGGATGGCCATGTCAGCCATGCAGAGCTGCACTATTGGATCAAACACCGGCAGAGGAGGTACATCGCAGAGAATGTGAACAAACACTGGAAGGACTATGACCAGAACCAAGACGGAAAGATAGGCTGGGAAGAGTACAAAAACACCACCTATGGCTACTATCTGG ACGAGGTGTTTGATGACATCGAAGACAAGGCCACCTATAAGTCCATGCTCACCCGGGATGAGAGGCGCTTCAAGACAGCCGACCGAGACGGTGACCGTATAGCCACACGAGAGGAGTTCACTGCCTTCCTTCACCCGGAGGAGTTTGATTACATGAGAGACGTTATAGTGCAG GAAACCATGGAAGACATCGATAAGAACGGCGATGGCAAGATCGACATAGCGGAGTACATTG GTGACATGTTCACATCAGAAGATGGGGATGGCGAGCCGGACTGGGTCCAGACAGAGAAGAAACATTTCTTGGAGTTCAGAGATGCCAACAAG GATGGCTACCTGGATGCTGATGAGGTGGCCCACTGGGTTCTGCCAGGAGAGGTTGACCATGCCGACAATGAAGCCAAACATCTGATCCATGAGACTGACACCGACAAG GACGGCCGTCTGACTCTTTCTGAGATGCTCAACAAGATACACTACATCATGACCAGCACCATCACCGACTACGGAGGCATGAGGGTGGACGAGCATGATGAACTGTAA
- the rcn3 gene encoding reticulocalbin-3 isoform X1, translating to MMMLLKSLASLCLLAAAAFAVPAQEKRIHHQTDLSDHAHNDVHGFQYDHEAFLGKEEAKTFDQLTPEESKDKLAKIVDRIDMDKDGHVSHAELHYWIKHRQRRYIAENVNKHWKDYDQNQDGKIGWEEYKNTTYGYYLDEVFDDIEDKATYKSMLTRDERRFKTADRDGDRIATREEFTAFLHPEEFDYMRDVIVQETMEDIDKNGDGKIDIAEYIGDMFTSEDGDGEPDWVQTEKKHFLEFRDANKDGYLDADEVAHWVLPGEVDHADNEAKHLIHETDTDKDQKITKEEILANWNMFVGSQATNYGEDLTKRHDEL from the exons ATGATGATGCTACTGAAGTCACTAGCATCCCTCTGCCTCCTGGCGGCTGCTGCCTTTGCTGTCCCTGCTCAGGAGAAGCGCATCCATCACCAGACTGATCTGAGTGACCACGCCCACAACGATGTTCACGGCTTCCAGTACGACCATGAGGCCTTCCTGGGAAAAGAGGAGGCCAAGACCTTTGATCAGCTGACCCCAGAGGAGAGCAAAGACAAATTAGC GAAGATTGTGGACCGCATTGACATGGACAAGGATGGCCATGTCAGCCATGCAGAGCTGCACTATTGGATCAAACACCGGCAGAGGAGGTACATCGCAGAGAATGTGAACAAACACTGGAAGGACTATGACCAGAACCAAGACGGAAAGATAGGCTGGGAAGAGTACAAAAACACCACCTATGGCTACTATCTGG ACGAGGTGTTTGATGACATCGAAGACAAGGCCACCTATAAGTCCATGCTCACCCGGGATGAGAGGCGCTTCAAGACAGCCGACCGAGACGGTGACCGTATAGCCACACGAGAGGAGTTCACTGCCTTCCTTCACCCGGAGGAGTTTGATTACATGAGAGACGTTATAGTGCAG GAAACCATGGAAGACATCGATAAGAACGGCGATGGCAAGATCGACATAGCGGAGTACATTG GTGACATGTTCACATCAGAAGATGGGGATGGCGAGCCGGACTGGGTCCAGACAGAGAAGAAACATTTCTTGGAGTTCAGAGATGCCAACAAG GATGGCTACCTGGATGCTGATGAGGTGGCCCACTGGGTTCTGCCAGGAGAGGTTGACCATGCCGACAATGAAGCCAAACATCTGATCCATGAGACTGACACCGACAAG GACCAGAAAATAACCAAGGAGGAGATTCTCGCCAACTGGAACATGTTTGTGGGCAGCCAGGCGACCAATTACGGGGAGGACTTAACAAAGAGACACGATGAACTTTGA